From Pagrus major chromosome 9, Pma_NU_1.0, the proteins below share one genomic window:
- the LOC141002274 gene encoding gap junction alpha-8 protein-like isoform X3, which yields MGDWSFLGNILEEVNEHSTVIGRVWLTVLFIFRILILGTAAEFVWGDEQSDYVCNTQQPGCENVCYDEAFPISHIRLWVLQIIFVSTPSLVYVGHAVHHVHMEEKRKEREEAELSRQQELSEERLPLAPDQGSVRTTKETSTKGSKKFRLEGTLLRTYICHIIFKTLFEVGFVVGQYFLYGFRILPLYKCSRWPCPNTVDCFVSRPTEKTVFIIFMLAVACVSLFLNFVEISHLGLKKIRFVFRKPAPAPAQGEGSAPLPLQVKSLPSLAVPSLQRAKGYKLLEEEKAPPITHLYPLAEVGMEAGRGTLPSYAQTTETPGVTLHEEEPEEVQPAEAEAEAEAEKVEAPADEDVEVEEAVNGEGVTPAEAGMEAADTIEDTRPLSRLSKASSRARSDDLTV from the exons ATGGGTGACTGGAGCTTTCTGGGTAATATTTTAGAGGAAGTTAACGAGCACTCTACGGTGATCGGCCGGGTGTGGCTCACGGTGCTCTTCATCTTCCGTATCCTCATCCTGGGCACTGCGGCGGAGTTTGTGTGGGGCGATGAGCAGTCCGACTATGTCTGCAACACGCAGCAGCCCGGATGTGAGAATGTGTGCTACGATGAGGCCTTTCCCATCTCCCACATCCGACTGTGGGTGCTGCAGATCATCTTTGTGTCCACGCCGTCTCTGGTGTACGTGGGCCACGCCGTGCACCACGTCCACATGGAGGAGAAACGCAAGGAGCGCGAGGAGGCAGAGCTCAGCCGGCAGCAGGAGCTGAGCGAGGAGCGTCTCCCTCTGGCACCCGACCAGGGGAGCGTTCGCACCACTAAGGAGACCAGCACAAAGGGAAGCAAGAAGTTCCGGCTGGAGGGCACCCTGCTGAGGACCTACATCTGCCACATCATCTTCAAGACACTGTTCGAGGTGGGCTTCGTTGTGGGCCAGTACTTCCTGTATGGCTTTCGCATCCTGCCGCTGTACAAGTGCAGCCGCTGGCCCTGCCCCAACACGGTGGACTGCTTTGTGTCTCGCCCCACGGAGAAGActgtcttcatcatcttcatgtTGGCTGTGGCCTGTGTCTCGCTCTTCCTCAACTTTGTGGAGATCAGTCACCTGGGCCTGAAGAAGATTCGCTTTGTCTTTCGCAAGCCGGCCCCCGCCCCAGCCCAGGGCGAGGGCTCGGCCCCTCTGCCGCTACAAGTGAAGAGCCTGCCCTCGCTGGCTGTGCCCTCCCTGCAGAGAGCGAAAGGTTacaagctgctggaggaggagaaagctccCCCCATAACTCACCTCTACCCGCTGGCTGAGGTGGGCATGGAGGCTGGCAGAGGG ACTCTGCCCTCCTACGCCCAGACCACTGAGACACCGGGGGTGACATTACACGAGGAGGAGCCCGAGGAGGTGCAGCcggcagaggcagaggcagaagCAGAAGCGGAGAAGGTGGAGGCGCCTGCGGATGAGGATGTGGAGGTAGAGGAGGCAGTGAACGGGGAGGGGGTAACTCCGGCGGAGGCAGGGATGGAGGCCGCGGATACGATAGAAGACACCAGACCGCTGAGCCGACTGAGCAAAGCCAGCAGCAGGGCCAGGTCAGACGATCTCACCGTATGA
- the LOC141002274 gene encoding gap junction alpha-8 protein-like isoform X1, with translation MGDWSFLGNILEEVNEHSTVIGRVWLTVLFIFRILILGTAAEFVWGDEQSDYVCNTQQPGCENVCYDEAFPISHIRLWVLQIIFVSTPSLVYVGHAVHHVHMEEKRKEREEAELSRQQELSEERLPLAPDQGSVRTTKETSTKGSKKFRLEGTLLRTYICHIIFKTLFEVGFVVGQYFLYGFRILPLYKCSRWPCPNTVDCFVSRPTEKTVFIIFMLAVACVSLFLNFVEISHLGLKKIRFVFRKPAPAPAQGEGSAPLPLQVKSLPSLAVPSLQRAKGYKLLEEEKAPPITHLYPLAEVGMEAGRGAPPFQGLEEKAEEVLPMEDISKVYDETLPSYAQTTETPGVTLHEEEPEEVQPAEAEAEAEAEKVEAPADEDVEVEEAVNGEGVTPAEAGMEAADTIEDTRPLSRLSKASSRARSDDLTV, from the coding sequence ATGGGTGACTGGAGCTTTCTGGGTAATATTTTAGAGGAAGTTAACGAGCACTCTACGGTGATCGGCCGGGTGTGGCTCACGGTGCTCTTCATCTTCCGTATCCTCATCCTGGGCACTGCGGCGGAGTTTGTGTGGGGCGATGAGCAGTCCGACTATGTCTGCAACACGCAGCAGCCCGGATGTGAGAATGTGTGCTACGATGAGGCCTTTCCCATCTCCCACATCCGACTGTGGGTGCTGCAGATCATCTTTGTGTCCACGCCGTCTCTGGTGTACGTGGGCCACGCCGTGCACCACGTCCACATGGAGGAGAAACGCAAGGAGCGCGAGGAGGCAGAGCTCAGCCGGCAGCAGGAGCTGAGCGAGGAGCGTCTCCCTCTGGCACCCGACCAGGGGAGCGTTCGCACCACTAAGGAGACCAGCACAAAGGGAAGCAAGAAGTTCCGGCTGGAGGGCACCCTGCTGAGGACCTACATCTGCCACATCATCTTCAAGACACTGTTCGAGGTGGGCTTCGTTGTGGGCCAGTACTTCCTGTATGGCTTTCGCATCCTGCCGCTGTACAAGTGCAGCCGCTGGCCCTGCCCCAACACGGTGGACTGCTTTGTGTCTCGCCCCACGGAGAAGActgtcttcatcatcttcatgtTGGCTGTGGCCTGTGTCTCGCTCTTCCTCAACTTTGTGGAGATCAGTCACCTGGGCCTGAAGAAGATTCGCTTTGTCTTTCGCAAGCCGGCCCCCGCCCCAGCCCAGGGCGAGGGCTCGGCCCCTCTGCCGCTACAAGTGAAGAGCCTGCCCTCGCTGGCTGTGCCCTCCCTGCAGAGAGCGAAAGGTTacaagctgctggaggaggagaaagctccCCCCATAACTCACCTCTACCCGCTGGCTGAGGTGGGCATGGAGGCTGGCAGAGGGGCCCCACCCTTCCAGGGGCTGGAGGAGAAGGCGGAGGAGGTGCTGCCCATGGAGGACATCTCTAAGGTGTATGACGAGACTCTGCCCTCCTACGCCCAGACCACTGAGACACCGGGGGTGACATTACACGAGGAGGAGCCCGAGGAGGTGCAGCcggcagaggcagaggcagaagCAGAAGCGGAGAAGGTGGAGGCGCCTGCGGATGAGGATGTGGAGGTAGAGGAGGCAGTGAACGGGGAGGGGGTAACTCCGGCGGAGGCAGGGATGGAGGCCGCGGATACGATAGAAGACACCAGACCGCTGAGCCGACTGAGCAAAGCCAGCAGCAGGGCCAGGTCAGACGATCTCACCGTATGA
- the LOC141002274 gene encoding gap junction alpha-8 protein-like isoform X2, producing MGDWSFLGNILEEVNEHSTVIGRVWLTVLFIFRILILGTAAEFVWGDEQSDYVCNTQQPGCENVCYDEAFPISHIRLWVLQIIFVSTPSLVYVGHAVHHVHMEEKRKEREEAELSRQQELSEERLPLAPDQGSVRTTKETSTKGSKKFRLEGTLLRTYICHIIFKTLFEVGFVVGQYFLYGFRILPLYKCSRWPCPNTVDCFVSRPTEKTVFIIFMLAVACVSLFLNFVEISHLGLKKIRFVFRKPAPAPAQGEGSAPLPLQVKSLPSLAVPSLQRAKGYKLLEEEKAPPITHLYPLAEVGMEAGRGAPPFQGLEEKAEEVLPMEDISKVYDETLPSYAQTTETPGVTLHEEEPEEEAVNGEGVTPAEAGMEAADTIEDTRPLSRLSKASSRARSDDLTV from the exons ATGGGTGACTGGAGCTTTCTGGGTAATATTTTAGAGGAAGTTAACGAGCACTCTACGGTGATCGGCCGGGTGTGGCTCACGGTGCTCTTCATCTTCCGTATCCTCATCCTGGGCACTGCGGCGGAGTTTGTGTGGGGCGATGAGCAGTCCGACTATGTCTGCAACACGCAGCAGCCCGGATGTGAGAATGTGTGCTACGATGAGGCCTTTCCCATCTCCCACATCCGACTGTGGGTGCTGCAGATCATCTTTGTGTCCACGCCGTCTCTGGTGTACGTGGGCCACGCCGTGCACCACGTCCACATGGAGGAGAAACGCAAGGAGCGCGAGGAGGCAGAGCTCAGCCGGCAGCAGGAGCTGAGCGAGGAGCGTCTCCCTCTGGCACCCGACCAGGGGAGCGTTCGCACCACTAAGGAGACCAGCACAAAGGGAAGCAAGAAGTTCCGGCTGGAGGGCACCCTGCTGAGGACCTACATCTGCCACATCATCTTCAAGACACTGTTCGAGGTGGGCTTCGTTGTGGGCCAGTACTTCCTGTATGGCTTTCGCATCCTGCCGCTGTACAAGTGCAGCCGCTGGCCCTGCCCCAACACGGTGGACTGCTTTGTGTCTCGCCCCACGGAGAAGActgtcttcatcatcttcatgtTGGCTGTGGCCTGTGTCTCGCTCTTCCTCAACTTTGTGGAGATCAGTCACCTGGGCCTGAAGAAGATTCGCTTTGTCTTTCGCAAGCCGGCCCCCGCCCCAGCCCAGGGCGAGGGCTCGGCCCCTCTGCCGCTACAAGTGAAGAGCCTGCCCTCGCTGGCTGTGCCCTCCCTGCAGAGAGCGAAAGGTTacaagctgctggaggaggagaaagctccCCCCATAACTCACCTCTACCCGCTGGCTGAGGTGGGCATGGAGGCTGGCAGAGGGGCCCCACCCTTCCAGGGGCTGGAGGAGAAGGCGGAGGAGGTGCTGCCCATGGAGGACATCTCTAAGGTGTATGACGAGACTCTGCCCTCCTACGCCCAGACCACTGAGACACCGGGGGTGACATTACACGAGGAGGAGCCCGAGGAG GAGGCAGTGAACGGGGAGGGGGTAACTCCGGCGGAGGCAGGGATGGAGGCCGCGGATACGATAGAAGACACCAGACCGCTGAGCCGACTGAGCAAAGCCAGCAGCAGGGCCAGGTCAGACGATCTCACCGTATGA
- the LOC141002274 gene encoding gap junction alpha-8 protein-like isoform X4, with product MGDWSFLGNILEEVNEHSTVIGRVWLTVLFIFRILILGTAAEFVWGDEQSDYVCNTQQPGCENVCYDEAFPISHIRLWVLQIIFVSTPSLVYVGHAVHHVHMEEKRKEREEAELSRQQELSEERLPLAPDQGSVRTTKETSTKGSKKFRLEGTLLRTYICHIIFKTLFEVGFVVGQYFLYGFRILPLYKCSRWPCPNTVDCFVSRPTEKTVFIIFMLAVACVSLFLNFVEISHLGLKKIRFVFRKPAPAPAQGEGSAPLPLQVKSLPSLAVPSLQRAKGYKLLEEEKAPPITHLYPLAEVGMEAGRGAPPFQGLEEKAEEVLPMEDISKVYDETLPSYAQTTETPGVEEAVNGEGVTPAEAGMEAADTIEDTRPLSRLSKASSRARSDDLTV from the exons ATGGGTGACTGGAGCTTTCTGGGTAATATTTTAGAGGAAGTTAACGAGCACTCTACGGTGATCGGCCGGGTGTGGCTCACGGTGCTCTTCATCTTCCGTATCCTCATCCTGGGCACTGCGGCGGAGTTTGTGTGGGGCGATGAGCAGTCCGACTATGTCTGCAACACGCAGCAGCCCGGATGTGAGAATGTGTGCTACGATGAGGCCTTTCCCATCTCCCACATCCGACTGTGGGTGCTGCAGATCATCTTTGTGTCCACGCCGTCTCTGGTGTACGTGGGCCACGCCGTGCACCACGTCCACATGGAGGAGAAACGCAAGGAGCGCGAGGAGGCAGAGCTCAGCCGGCAGCAGGAGCTGAGCGAGGAGCGTCTCCCTCTGGCACCCGACCAGGGGAGCGTTCGCACCACTAAGGAGACCAGCACAAAGGGAAGCAAGAAGTTCCGGCTGGAGGGCACCCTGCTGAGGACCTACATCTGCCACATCATCTTCAAGACACTGTTCGAGGTGGGCTTCGTTGTGGGCCAGTACTTCCTGTATGGCTTTCGCATCCTGCCGCTGTACAAGTGCAGCCGCTGGCCCTGCCCCAACACGGTGGACTGCTTTGTGTCTCGCCCCACGGAGAAGActgtcttcatcatcttcatgtTGGCTGTGGCCTGTGTCTCGCTCTTCCTCAACTTTGTGGAGATCAGTCACCTGGGCCTGAAGAAGATTCGCTTTGTCTTTCGCAAGCCGGCCCCCGCCCCAGCCCAGGGCGAGGGCTCGGCCCCTCTGCCGCTACAAGTGAAGAGCCTGCCCTCGCTGGCTGTGCCCTCCCTGCAGAGAGCGAAAGGTTacaagctgctggaggaggagaaagctccCCCCATAACTCACCTCTACCCGCTGGCTGAGGTGGGCATGGAGGCTGGCAGAGGGGCCCCACCCTTCCAGGGGCTGGAGGAGAAGGCGGAGGAGGTGCTGCCCATGGAGGACATCTCTAAGGTGTATGACGAGACTCTGCCCTCCTACGCCCAGACCACTGAGACACCGGGG GTAGAGGAGGCAGTGAACGGGGAGGGGGTAACTCCGGCGGAGGCAGGGATGGAGGCCGCGGATACGATAGAAGACACCAGACCGCTGAGCCGACTGAGCAAAGCCAGCAGCAGGGCCAGGTCAGACGATCTCACCGTATGA